From the Flavimarina sp. Hel_I_48 genome, one window contains:
- a CDS encoding NAD(P)/FAD-dependent oxidoreductase, translating into MEHIVIIGNGIAGVTAARHIRKNSDKKITLISAESDAFFSRTALMYVYMGHMRWKDIEPYEEHFWDKNLLERKSGYVQQVDVTSKTLHFADGATLAYDKLIIASGSTTQTFGWEGLELEGVQGLVTKQDLEKLEKNAPNKEVCQRAVIVGGGLIGVELAEMLHTRGIAVTMLVRENAFWGGTLPQGEAAMISRHILSHGIDLCHETNLDKILGDENGRVRGVLTKAGEEIECQLVGIATGVKPKIDFLKDSGIETDKGVLVNRMLETNIKDVYSIGDCAQQREAIGNRKPVEAVWYTGRMMGEALAQTLCGKTFEYKPGHWFNSAKFFDIEYQTYGWVFSEKSKPEHEAHFHWKHEDDTKCITVAYNKETGAFLGINTFGIRMRHEVFNRWLTAEKDVDFVINNLKAANFDPEFYKHYEKEILRAYQKTAKKEIV; encoded by the coding sequence ATGGAACATATTGTTATCATAGGTAATGGCATTGCGGGCGTTACCGCTGCACGGCATATCCGTAAAAATTCCGACAAAAAAATTACGCTGATCTCTGCGGAAAGTGATGCGTTTTTTTCACGTACGGCGTTAATGTATGTGTATATGGGTCACATGCGCTGGAAGGATATTGAACCTTACGAAGAACACTTTTGGGATAAAAACCTTCTGGAACGTAAAAGTGGATATGTGCAGCAGGTTGATGTCACTTCAAAAACCCTACATTTTGCAGATGGCGCAACTTTGGCCTATGACAAATTAATCATTGCTTCCGGCTCTACCACGCAGACTTTTGGCTGGGAAGGTCTCGAGTTAGAAGGTGTACAGGGACTTGTTACAAAACAGGATCTTGAAAAGCTGGAAAAGAACGCGCCAAATAAAGAAGTTTGTCAGCGCGCAGTGATCGTGGGCGGCGGACTCATAGGCGTGGAGCTTGCAGAAATGCTGCATACCCGCGGTATCGCCGTGACCATGCTCGTTCGGGAAAATGCATTCTGGGGCGGTACGCTACCTCAAGGCGAAGCGGCAATGATCTCCAGGCACATTCTTTCCCACGGGATTGATCTGTGCCACGAGACCAACCTTGATAAAATTCTGGGGGATGAAAATGGTCGTGTTCGCGGCGTACTTACTAAAGCTGGGGAAGAAATTGAATGCCAACTCGTGGGAATTGCCACCGGCGTTAAGCCAAAAATTGACTTTTTAAAAGACTCTGGCATTGAAACAGACAAAGGCGTTCTGGTCAACCGCATGCTGGAGACCAATATTAAGGATGTTTATTCCATTGGCGATTGTGCACAGCAGCGAGAAGCTATAGGAAATAGAAAACCGGTAGAAGCGGTATGGTACACCGGCCGCATGATGGGCGAAGCTCTTGCCCAGACCCTTTGCGGAAAAACATTTGAATACAAGCCCGGGCACTGGTTCAATTCGGCTAAATTCTTTGATATCGAATATCAGACGTATGGATGGGTATTCAGTGAAAAATCAAAACCGGAACATGAGGCTCATTTTCATTGGAAACATGAGGACGACACCAAATGTATTACGGTCGCCTATAACAAAGAAACCGGTGCATTTTTAGGAATAAACACCTTCGGAATACGCATGCGGCATGAAGTTTTTAATCGCTGGCTTACTGCCGAAAAAGATGTTGATTTTGTTATTAACAACCTCAAAGCAGCGAATTTTGATCCTGAATTTTACAAACATTACGAAAAAGAGATTTTGAGGGCATATCAAAAAACTGCCAAAAAAGAAATTGTTTAA